In a genomic window of Cynocephalus volans isolate mCynVol1 chromosome 1, mCynVol1.pri, whole genome shotgun sequence:
- the LOC134380100 gene encoding LOW QUALITY PROTEIN: uncharacterized protein LOC134380100 (The sequence of the model RefSeq protein was modified relative to this genomic sequence to represent the inferred CDS: substituted 1 base at 1 genomic stop codon) yields MGQGTSTPLSLTLDHWKDVKTRAHNQSVEIKKGKWQTLCSSEWPTFGIGWPPEGTFNLSVLFAVKKIVFQETGGHPDQVPYIVVWLDLAQSPPPWVPPSVKVAVASGPENSRGPLTRRPSAPPPIPIYPATDDLLLMSEPPPYPAALPPPLAPQAVGPAPSQAPDTSDLGGLAARTRSRRVRSPADDSGPDSTVVLPLRAVGPPAEPNGLVPLQYWPFSSADLYNWKSNHPSFSENPAGLTGLLESLMFSHQPTWDDCQQLLQILFTTEERERILLEARKNVLGDNGAPTQLENLINEAFPLNRPQWDYNTAAGRERLLVYRRTLVAGLKGAARRPTNLAKVREVLQGPAEPPSVFLERLTEAYRRYTPFDPSSEGQQAAVAMAFIGQSAPDIKRKLQRLEGLQDYSLQDLVREAEKVYHKRETEEERQDREKKEAEERERRRDKRQEKNLTRILAAVVGERESRDRKAENLSNRARQTPRERRPPLDRDQCAYCKEKGHWARECPQKKNIRKAKVLSLDDXGSRGSDPLPEPRVMLTVEGTPIEFLVDTGAEHSVLTQPLGKVGSRRTVVEGATGSKIYPWTTKRLLKIGHKQVTHSFLVIPECPAPLLGRDLLTKLKAQIQFSAEGPQVTWDDRPTMCLVLSLEEEYRLHERPVPSSIDPSWLQLFPSVWAEKAGMGLAKQVPPVIVELKSGASPVTVRQYPMSKEAQEGIRPHIQRFLNLGVLVPCQSPWNTPLLPVKKSGTNDYRPVQDLREINKRVQDIHPTVPNPYSLLSSLPPSHTWYSVLDLKDAFFCLRLHPNSQPLFAFEWRDPEKGTTGQLTWTRLPQGFKNSPTIFDEALHRDLAPFRALNSQVILLQYVDDLLVAAPTYKDCKEGTQKLLQELSRLGYRVSAKKAQLCQREVTYLGYLLKEGKRWLTPARKATVMKIPTPTTPRQVREFLGTAGFCRLWIPGFATLAAPLYPLTKEGNSFIWTEEHQRALDYIKKALLSAPALALPDLTKPFTLYVDERAGVARGVLTQALGPWRRPVAYLSKKLDPVASGWPTCLKAVAAVALLLKDADKLTLGQNVTVIASHSLESIVRQPPDRWMTNARMTHYQSLLLNEKVTFAPPAILNPATLLPAEPEATPVHRCSEILAEETGTRQDLKDQPLPGVPTWYTDGSSFIVEGRRRAGAAIVDGQRTVWASSLPEGTSAQRAELVALTQALRLAEGKNINIYTDSRYAFATAHVHGAIYKQRGLLTSAGKDIKNKEEILALLEAIHLPKQVAIIHCPGHQKGSDPVATGNRRADEAAKQAALSTRVLAETTKPQEPIEPAQTKAKLGELTPDQGKEFIQRLHRLTHLGPAKLLQLINRTSLLIPNLSSAVREVASQCQACAMTNAVATYRETGKRQRGDRPGVYWGVDFTEIKPGRYGNRYLLVFIDTFSGWVEAFPTKTETALTVCKKILEEILPRFGIPKVLGSDNGPAFVAQVSQGLATQLGIQWKLHCAYRPQSSGQVERMNRTIKETLTKLALETGGKDWVALLPLALLRARNTPGRFGLTPYEILYGGPPPILGFGETLGPDDNFFPVLFTHLKALEVVKTQIWDQIKEVYEPGAVAIPHPFQVGDQVLVRRHRTGSLEPRWKGPYLVLLTTPTAVKVDGIAAWVHASHLKPAPPSIPDESWELERTDNPLKL; encoded by the coding sequence GAACCTTTAATCTCTCTGTcctttttgcagttaaaaagattgtctTCCAGGAAACCGGAGGACATCCAGACCAAGTCCCATACATTGTGGTGTGGCTGGACCTCGCCCAGAGCCCTCCTCCGTGGGTGCCACCCTCCGTCAAGGTCGCTGTTGCCTCTGGCCCAGAAAATTCTCGAGGACCACTTACAAGGAGGCCCTCCGCTCCTCCCCCAATCCCCATTTATCCCGCAACAGACGATTTACTCCTTATGTCTGAACCCCCGCCTTACCCGGCAGCACTGCCACCTCCCTTGGCCCCCCAAGCGGTCGGACCGGCGCCGAGCCAGGCGCCCGATACTTCTGACCTTGGGGGACTAGCCGCCAGGACCAGGAGCCGTCGCGTCCGTAGCCCGGCggacgactcgggtcctgactccactgtggtTTTGCCCCTCCGAGCCGTGGGACCCCcggccgagcccaacggcctggtccctctacaatattggcctttctcCTCAGCAGACCTCTataattggaagtctaaccatccttctttctcTGAGAACCCAGCAGGACTCACAGGGCTCCTTGAATCTCTTATGTTTTCCCATCAGCCAACTTGGGACGACTGTCAACAACTTTTACAGATTCTATTCACCACTGAGGAGCGAGAAaggatcctcctggaggctcgcaAGAACGtcctcggggacaacggggcccctactcagctcgagaacctcattaatgaggcttttCCCCTTAATCGGCCCcagtgggattacaacacggccgcaggtagggagcgtctcctggtctaccgccggactctagtggcaggtctcaaaggggcagcccggcgccccactaatttggccaaggtaagagaggtcttgcagggaccggctgaacccccttcggttttttTAGAACGTCTAACCGAGGCCTATAGGAGATatactccgtttgacccctcttctgaggggcagcaggctgcagttgccatggccttcatcgggcagtcagccccagatattaaaAGGAAGTTACAGAGGCTAGAAGGGCTCCAAGactattccttacaagatttagtaagggaggcagaaaaagtgtatcataagagagagacagaagaagagagacaagacagagaaaaaaaggaggcagaagaaagggaaagacgacgcgataagcgccaagagaaaaatttaactaggattctGGCCGCAGTAGTAGGTGAAAGAGAGTCTAGAGACAGGAAGGCAGaaaacctgagcaaccgggcgaGGCAGACACCTAGGGAAAGAAGACCCCCCCTGGACAGAGACCAGTgcgcatactgtaaagaaaaggggcattgggcaagagaatgtccccaaaagaaaaacatccggaaagccaaagttctgtccctagatgactaggggagtcggggttcggatcccctccccgaacctagggtaatgctgactgtggaggggacccccatcgagttccTAGTCGACACTGGGGCTGAGCACTCGGTATTGACCCAGCCTCTGGGTAAAgtagggtccagacggacagtTGTGGAAGGGGCAACAGGCAGTAAaatctacccctggaccacaaagagacttttaaagattggacataaacaagtgacccacTCCTTcctggtcatacccgagtgccctgctcctctgttagGCAGGGACCTCCTAACCAAACTAAAAGCCCAGATCCAGTTCTCGGCTGAGGGTCCACAAGTAACGTGGGATGATCgccctactatgtgcctggtcctaagcttagaagaagaataccggctacatgaaagACCAGTTCCCTCCTCTATTGATCCGTCCTGGCTCCAGCTTTTTCCCTCTGTATGGGCCGAGAAAgcaggcatgggactggccaaACAAGTCCCACCAGTAATAGTAGAACTaaaatcaggtgcctcaccggtgacTGTTCGTCAATACCCAATGAGCAAGGAGGCCCAAGAAGGCATCAGGCCTCACATCCAAAGATTCTTAAACCTAGGAGTCCTGGTGCCCTGTCAgtcgccctggaatacccctctgTTGCCTGTAAAAAAgtcagggaccaatgactatcggccagtccaagacctgagGGAAATTAATAAGAGGGTGCAGGATATACATCCTACCGTCCCAAATCCTTACAGCCTCCTGAGCTCCCTCCCGCCTAGCCACACCTGGTATTCAGTCCTGGATCTTAAGGACGCCTTCTTCTGCCTCAGGCTACATCCCAACAGCCAGCCGTTGTTCGCGTTTGAGTGGAGGGACCCAGAAAAAGGCaccacaggtcagctgacctggacccggctgccacaggggtttaAGAACTCTCCCACCATCTTCGACGaagccctccaccgggatttggCTCCCTTTAGGGCCCTCAACTCCCAGGtaatattactccaatatgtggacgacctcctggtGGCGGCCCCCACATACAAggactgcaaagaagggacacaaAAACTCCTACAAGAGTTAAGTAGGTTGGGATatcgggtatcagctaaaaaggcccagctctgccagagagaggtcacctatctggggtaTCTGCTCAAAGAGGGAAAAAGGTGGCTGACCCCGGCTcgaaaggctactgttatgaaaATTCCTACCCCCACGACCCCTAGACAGGTTCGTGAGTTCTTGGGTACTGCTGGATTCTGCAGGCTTTGGATCCCTGGGTTCGCCACCCtagctgcacccttgtaccccttGACAAAAGAGGGCAACTCTTTTATTTGGACTGAGGAACATCAGAGGGCTCTTGAttacataaaaaaagccttgctgtcagccccTGCTCTGGCCCTCCCGGATCTCACCAAACCATTCACTCTATatgtagatgaaagagccggcgTAGCCCGGGGAGTGCTCACTCAGGCTCTAGGGCCCTGGCGGCGGCCGGTAGcctatctatcaaaaaaactagATCCGGTGGCcagcgggtggccaacctgcctgaaagcggttgcagccgtTGCGCTCCttctcaaagacgctgataaacTGACTCTGGGGCAAAacgtgactgtgattgcttcccatagcctcgaaagcatcgtgcggcagccccccgaccgaTGGATGACCAACGCTaggatgactcattaccagagctTACTACTGAATGAAAAGGTAACATTCGCTCCCCCTGCCATCCTAAACCCAGCTACTCTACTACCAGCCGAACCGGAAGCCACCCCAGTGCACAGGTGTTCcgagatcctcgccgaagaaactgggACTCGCCAGGACCTCAAGGATCAGCCATTGCCTGGGGTGCCAAcctggtatacggacggtagtAGTTTTATTGTGGAAGGTAGACGGCgggcaggggccgccatcgtagatggccaGCGGACGGTGTGGGCGAGCAGCTTGCCGGAAGGTACGTCAGCTCAAAGGGCCGAACTGGTGGCTTTGACCCAGGCGTTGCGCCTggctgaaggaaaaaacatcaacatctataCAGACAGCAGGTACGCTTTCGCCACTGCTCAtgttcatggggcaatatataaacaaaggGGGCTGCTCACttcggctggaaaagacattaaaaacaaagaagaaattttggccctgctagaggccatcCACCTCCCCAAACAGGTCGCtattatccactgccccggccaccagaaGGGAAGCGACCCTGTAGCCACCGGAAACCGGAGGGCCgatgaggctgcaaaacaagccgccctgtcgaccagagtgctggcagaaactaccAAACCTCAAGAGCCAATCGAACCCGCCCAGACAAAGGCCAAGCTAGGAGAACTCACCCCTGACcaaggaaaagaattcattcaacggcTACACCGGCTGACGCACTTGGGACCAGCAAAACTTCTCCAATTGATAAAtcgcaccagcctcctcatcccaaaCCTCTCGTCTGCAGTTCGCGAAGTCGCCAGTCAGTGTCaagcttgtgccatgactaatgcggtcgcaacctaccgagagaccggaaaaagacaacgaggagatcgacccggcgtatactggggaGTAGACTTCACAGAGATAAAGCCTGGTcggtatggaaacaggtatctgctggtatttatagatactttctctggatgggtagaagcttttcctaccaagactgaaacggccctgaccgtctgcaaaaagatattagaagaaatcctaccccgcttcgggatccctaaggtactcgggtcagataacggcccagcctttgttgctcaggtaagtcagggactggccactcaactggggatacaatggaaattacattgtgcgtatagaccccagagctcaggacaggtagaaagaatgaacaggacaatcaaagagaccttgactaaattagccttagagaccggtggaaaagattGGGTGGCTCTCCTTCCTttagcgctgctcagagccaggaacACCCCTGGCCGGTttggtctaactccctatgaaattctctatgggggaccgcCCCCTATACTTGGGTTTGGAGAGACGTTGGGTCCTGATGataatttctttcctgtcttattcactcatttaaaggctttagaagttgtaaaaacccagatctgggaccagatcaaggaggtatacgagccaggcgccgtggccatccctcatccgttccaggtcggagaccaagtgcttgttaggcgccatcggaccggcagccttgagcctcggtggaaaggcccgtacctggtgctgCTGACCACACCAACAGCGGTAAAAGTGGACGGTATTGcggcctgggtccatgcttctcacctcaagcctgcgccaccctccataccagatgaatcctgggagctggaaaggactgataatcctcttaagctg